A single genomic interval of Gossypium raimondii isolate GPD5lz chromosome 11, ASM2569854v1, whole genome shotgun sequence harbors:
- the LOC105802600 gene encoding brefeldin A-inhibited guanine nucleotide-exchange protein 2, translating into MASAEADSRMSQVVAPALEKIIKNASWRKHSKLAHQCKSLLEKLTTKSPLFPSDSEPDNSIPGPLHDGGPVEYSLAESESILTPLINACGTAYNKIVDPAVDCIQKLIAYGYLRGEADPTGGPEAQLLSKLIESVCKCHDLGDDAVELLVLKTLLSAVTSISLRIHGDCLLQIVRTCYDIYLGSKNVVNQTTAKASLVQMLVIVFRRMEADSSTVPIQPIVVAELMEPVEKSDADGSMTQFVQGFITKIMQDIDGVLNPVAPSKVSLGGHDGAFETTTVETTNPTDLLDSTDKDMLDAKYWEISMYKTALEGRKGELADGDVERDDDLEVQIGNKLRRDAFLVFRALCKLSMKTPPKEAMADPQLMRGKIVALELLKILLENAGAVFRTSERFLGAIKQYLCLSLLKNSASSLIIVFQLSCSIFISLVSRFRAGLKAEIGVFFPMIVLRVLENVAQPNFQQKMIVLRFLDKLCVDSQILVDIFINYDCDVNSSNIFERMVNGLLKTAQGVPPSTATTLLPPQEANMKLEAMKCLVAILKSMGDWMNKQLRIPDPHSTKRFEAVENSPEPVNVPLANGNGDETVEGSDFHSETSSEASDALSIEQRRAYKLELQEGISLFNRKPKKGIEFLIRANKVGDSPEEIAAFLKNASGLNKTLIGDYLGEREDLSLKVMHSYVDSFDFQGMEFDDAIRAFLQGFRLPGEAQKIDRIMEKFAERYCKCNPKAFISADTAYVLAYSVILLNTDAHNPMVKNKMSADDFIRNNRGIDDGKDLPEEYLRSLFERISRNEIKMKEDDLSVQQKQSVNSSRILGLDSILNIVIRKRDEDQHMETSDSLIKHMQEQFKEKARKSESVYYAATDVVVLRFMVEVCWAPMLAAFSVPLDQSDDEIVIALCLEGFRYAIHVTAVMSMKTHRDAFVTSLAKFTSLHSPADIKQKNIDAIRAIVTLADEDGNYLREAWEHILTCVSRFEHLHLLGEGAPPDATFFAFPQNDSEKSKQAKSTVLPVLRKKGPGKIQYAAAAVMRGSYDSAGIGGNIAGAVTSEQMNNLVSNLNMLEQVGEMNRIFTRSQKLNSEAIVDFVKALCKVSMEELRSTSDPRVFSLTKIVEIAHYNMNRIRLVWSSIWLVLSDFFVTIGCSENLSIAIFAMDSLRQLSMKFLEREELANYNFQNEFMKPFVIVMRKSSAVEIRELIIRCVSQMVLSRVNNVKSGWKSMFMVFTTAAYDDHKNIVLLAFEIIEKIIRDYFPYITETETTTFTDCVNCLIAFTNSRFNKDISLNAIAFLRFCATKLAEGDLGSSSKNKDNEFGKISPSSSNKGKDGRQDNGVLVDKDDHLYFWFPLLAGLSELSFDPRPEIRKSALQVLFETLRNHGHLFSLPLWERVFESVLFPIFDYVRHAIDPSGGESPGQGIVNDIDEHDQDAWLYETCTLALQLVVDLFVNFYNTVNPLLRKVLSLLVSFIKRPHQSLAGIGIAAFVRLMSNAGDLFSEEKWLEVVSSLKEAANATLPDFPFIVSGDIMVGSNDHALNSQSNEVSAGSDISHGDSESSRAQHVYDLLSDAKCRAAVQLLLIQAVMEIYNMYRTHLSAKSIIILYEAMHDVASHAHRINNNTILRSKLQEFGPMTQLQDPPLLRLENESYQFCLTFLQNLILDRPPRYEEAEVESHLVDLCQEVLLFYIESAHSGQASETSANGQTQWLIPLGSGKRRELAARAPLVVATLQAICCLGETLFEKNLPQFFPLISNLVSTEHGSTEVQVALSDMLSSSVGPVLLRSCLSW; encoded by the exons ATGGCTTCTGCGGAAGCCGATTCCCGCATGAGCCAAGTGGTAGCCCCGGCCCTTGAGAAGATCATCAAGAACGCTTCATGGCGGAAGCACTCCAAACTTGCTCACCAATGCAAATCCCTTCTCGAGAAACTTACCACGAAGTCTCCTTTATTTCCGTCAGATTCGGAGCCTGATAACTCGATCCCTGGTCCACTCCATGACGGCGGCCCAGTGGAATATTCCCTTGCTGAATCGGAGTCCATTCTCACCCCTCTGATCAACGCATGCGGAACCGCTTACAACAAGATCGTCGATCCAGCTGTTGATTGCATTCAGAAATTAATCGCCTACGGTTACCTACGCGGCGAAGCGGACCCCACTGGAGGTCCCGAGGCTCAGCTCTTATCAAAATTGATAGAATCCGTCTGCAAATGCCACGATTTAGGGGATGATGCTGTTGAATTACTCGTTTTGAAAACGCTTTTATCGGCGGTAACATCCATCTCACTGCGAATTCATGGTGATTGTTTGTTGCAAATTGTAAGAACTTGTTATGACATTTATTTAGGGAGTAAAAATGTGGTTAATCAAACGACAGCAAAAGCTTCCTTGGTTCAAATGTTAGTGATTGTTTTTAGGAGAATGGAGGCTGATTCATCAACCGTTCCAATTCAGCCAATTGTAGTGGCTGAATTAATGGAACCTGTTGAGAAATCCGATGCGGATGGATCGATGACTCAGTTTGTTCAAGGgtttataaccaaaattatgcAGGACATTGATGGAGTATTGAATCCAGTGGCACCGAGTAAGGTTTCTTTAGGTGGCCATGATGGCGCATTTGAAACCACCACTGTTGAGACCACTAATCCAACTGACTTGCTGGATTCTACTGATAAGGATATGTTGGATGCAAAATATTGGGAGATTAGTATGTATAAGACAGCATTAGAAGGGAGGAAAGGGGAGTTGGCAGATGGCGATGTGGAGAGAGATGATGATTTGGAGGTTCAGATTGGGAATAAGTTGAGAAGGGATGCCTTTTTGGTGTTTAGAGCGCTTTGCAAGTTGTCAATGAAGACACCCCCGAAAGAGGCTATGGCAGATCCTCAGTTGATGAGAGGGAAGATTGTGGCGCTTGAGTTGTTGAAGATTTTGTTAGAGAATGCTGGAGCTGTATTTAGAACAAGTGAAAG GTTTTTAGGTGCCATAAAGCAATACCTGTGTTTGTCACTGTTGAAGAACAGCGCTTCATCTCTTATAATTGTTTTCCAGCTTTCTTGCTCCATTTTCATTAGTCTAGTCTCAAGGTTTCGAGCTGGCCTGAAAGCCGAGATTGGAGTGTTTTTTCCTATGATTGTCCTCAGGGTCTTGGAAAATGTTGCTCAACCTAATTTTCAGCAAAAGATGATAGTTCTTCGTTTTCTGGACAAGCTTTGTGTTGATTCACAGATCTTGGTAGATATCTTTATCAACTATGATTGTGATGTCAATTCATCAAACATATTTGAGAG AATGGTCAATGGACTTCTGAAAACGGCTCAAGGTGTTCCTCCCAGTACAGCTACAACGCTGTTACCACCTCAGGAAGCAAACATGAAACTTGAAGCTATGAAGTGTTTAGTGGctattttaaaatcaatggGAGACTGGATGAACAAACAGTTGCGTATTCCAGATCCTCATTCTACTAAGAGATTTGAAGCTGTTGAGAACAGTCCTGAGCCTGTAAATGTCCCCCTGGCAAATGGTAATGGAGATGAAACTGTTGAAGGATCAGATTTTCATTCTGAAACCTCTAGTGAAGCTTCTGATGCTTTATCAATTGAGCAACGTCGAGCTTACAAGCTTGAGCTTCAG GAAGGTATATCACTTTTTAATCGGAAGCCTaagaaaggaattgaatttCTAATTAGAGCAAATAAGGTTGGTGACTCCCCCGAGGAGATTGCTGCTTTTCTTAAAAATGCATCTGGTCTCAACAAAACGTTGATTGGTGATTATCTTGGAGAAAGGGAAGATTTATCACTGAAAGTTATGCATTCCTATGTTGACTCCTTTGACTTTCAAGGCATGGAGTTTGATGATGCAATCCGAGCCTTTCTGCAAGGCTTTAGATTGCCCGGTGAGGCGCAAAAGATTGACCGAATCATGGAAAAGTTTGCTGAGCGTTACTGCAAATGTAACCCGAAGGCATTCATCAGTGCTGATACAGCTTATGTCCTTGCTTACTCTGTCATATTGCTCAATACCGATGCTCATAACCCTATGGTCAAGAACAAG ATGTCAGCTGATGATTTCATAAGAAACAATCGTGGTATAGATGATGGAAAAGACTTGCCAGAAGAGTACTTAAGATCATTATTTGAACGGATATCTAGAAATGAGATCAAAATGAAAGAGGATGATCTGTCCGTGCAGCAGAAGCAGTCAGTGAATTCCTCAAGAATATTAGGTTTGGACAGTATCTTGAATATTGTGATACGCAAGCGTGATGAAGACCAACATATGGAGACCAGTGATAGTCTTATCAAGCACATGCAAGAACAATTTAAGGAGAAAGCTCGGAAATCTGA GTCAGTTTATTATGCTGCTACAGATGTAGTGGTTCTGAGATTCATGGTTGAGGTGTGCTGGGCTCCTATGTTGGCTGCCTTCAGTGTGCCTCTTGATCAAAGTGATGATGAAATAGTGATAGCATTGTGTCTTGAAGGCTTCCGCTATGCAATCCATGTGACTGCTGTGATGTCCATGAAGACTCATAGAGATGCTTTTGTGACTTCATTAGCTAAGTTTACTTCACTGCACTCTCCTGCAGATATCAAGCAGAAAAATATAGATGCTATCAGG GCAATAGTTACACTTGCAGATGAAGATGGAAATTATTTAAGAGAAGCTTGGGAACATATATTGACGTGTGTGTCTCGGTTTGAGCATTTGCATCTATTGGGGGAGGGTGCTCCTCCAGATGCCACTTTCTTTGCCTTTCCTCAGAATGATTCAGAAAAATCTAAGCAAGCTAAGTCAACTGTCCTTCCTGTTTTAAGGAAGAAGGGACCTGGAAAAATTCAGTATGCTGCTGCTGCTGTGATGAGGGGCTCATATGATAGTGCTGGTATTGGAGGTAATATTGCTGGGGCAGTCACATCTGAACAGATGAACAATTTAGTTTCTAATCTCAACATGTTAGAACAAGTTGGTGAAATGAACCGTATATTCACACGTAGTCAAAAATTGAATAGTGAGGCTATCGTAGACTTTGTTAAGGCTCTCTGCAAGGTGTCCATGGAGGAGTTGCGATCTACATCTGACCCTCGGGTTTTTAGCCTTACTAAGATTGTTGAGATTGC GCATTATAACATGAACCGGATCAGGCTTGTATGGTCAAGCATCTGGCTTGTACTCTCTGATTTCTTTGTGACTATTGGCTGTTCTGAAAACCTGTCAATTGCAATTTTTGCAATGGACTCTTTACGGCAGCTATCAATGAAATTTTTGGAGCGAGAAGAGTTGgctaattataattttcagaaTGAATTTATGAAGCCTTTTGTCATTGTTATGCGCAAGAGCAGTGCTGTTGAAATCCGAGAATTAATCATCAGATGTGTTTCACAGATGGTGTTATCTCGTGTCAATAATGTCAAATCAGGATGGAAGAGCATGTTCATg GTTTTCACTACTGCAGCTTATGATGACCACAAAAACATCGTACTGTTAGCctttgaaataatagaaaagattATTCGAGACTATTTCCCATACATCACTGAAACTGAAACAACCACCTTCACTGATTGTGTGAATTGCCTAATTGCATTCACCAATAGTAGATTCAACAAAGATATTAGTCTCAATGCAATTGCTTTTCTACGTTTCTGTGCCACAAAGCTTGCAGAAGGGGATCTTGGCTCCTCGTCAAAAAATAAGGACAACGAGTTTGGGAAGATTTCTCCATCTTCATCTAACAAGGGAAAAGATGGAAGACAAGATAATGGAGTGCTAGTGGATAAGGATGACCATCTCTATTTCTGGTTCCCGTTGTTGGCTG GCTTATCAGAACTCAGCTTTGATCCAAGGCCAGAAATTAGGAAGAGTGCTTTACAAGTGTTGTTTGAAACTTTACGGAACCATGGTCACCTCTTCTCACTACCTTTGTGGGAAAGGGTGTTTGAGTCTGTGCTTTTTCCAATATTTGACTATGTGCGTCATGCTATTGATCCATCAGGTGGTGAATCGCCTGGGCAGGGAATTGTTAATGACATTGATGAACATGATCAAGATGCATGGCTCTATGAGACGTGTACATTGGCACTCCAATTAGTTGTAGATCTTTTTGTGAACTTCTATAATACCGTCAATCCTCTCTTGAGGAAGGTTCTTTCGTTACTTGTAAGTTTTATCAAGCGTCCCCACCAAAGCCTAGCTGGTATCGGAATTGCTGCATTTGTACGTTTGATGAGCAATGCAGGCGATCTTTTTTCAGAGGAGAAGTGGCTGGAAGTAGTTTCTTCATTAAAAGAAGCTGCTAATGCTACACTTCCCGATTTTCCTTTCATTGTTAGTGGGGATATCATGGTTGGAAGCAATGATCATGCTTTGAACAGCCAAAGCAATGAGGTTTCTGCTGGTTCTGACATATCTCATGGAGATTCAGAGAGCTCGAGAGCACAACAtgtttatgatcttttatctgaTGCCAAGTGCCGAGCTGCTGTTCAGCTTCTATTGATTCAG GCAGTGATGGAAATTTACAACATGTATCGAACTCACCTTTCAGCTAAGAGCATCATAATCCTCTATGAGGCAATGCATGATGTGGCATCCCATGCTCACAGGATCAACAACAATACTATACTACGTTCCAAGCTTCAAGAGTTTGGTCCCATGACTCAACTACAAGATCCTCCATTATTGCGCCTTGAGAATGAGTCGTATCAATTTTGCCTTACATTCCTGCAGAACCTGATATTGGATAGGCCTCCAAGGTATGAGGAGGCTGAAGTGGAGTCCCATCTTGTGGATCTTTGCCAGGAGGTATTGCTGTTTTATATTGAAAGTGCGCACTCTGGACAGGCTTCCGAAACATCTGCCAATGGACAAACTCAATGGCTGATTCCTCTTGGTTCTGGGAAACGAAGAGAATTGGCTGCCCGTGCACCTCTCGTTGTGGCGACTCTCCAGGCCATTTGTTGTTTGGGAGAAACCTTGTTTGAGAAGAACTTACCTCAGTTCTTCCCTCTTATTTCGAACTTGGTAAGTACTGAGCATGGTTCAACTGAGGTCCAGGTAGCTCTCAGTGATATGCTTAGTTCCTCAGTTGGTCCCGTTCTGCTGCGATCATGTTTGTCCTGGTGA
- the LOC105802602 gene encoding LOB domain-containing protein 19: MSGNNGGGPCGACKFLRRKCVKGCIFAPYFDSDQGMAHFAAVHKVYGASNASKMLQRIPVHKRLDAVVTLCYEALARVRDPVYGCVGHLFTLQQQVVNLQAELAYTQARLSTLQRHPPSSSLIGSDLMSSSNMSTHFDPPQQTSVGLSSFPNSFDQVAENEQLQVLTREFVSRYLPGVRFHPSTST; encoded by the exons ATGAGTGGAAATAATGGAGGAGGGCCTTGTGGTGCCTGCAAATTCCTTAGGCGAAAGTGCGTAAAAGGGTGCATATTTGCACCCTATTTTGACTCCGACCAAGGGATGGCTCACTTCGCTGCGGTCCACAAGGTTTACGGTGCCAGCAATGCTTCCAAGATGCTGCAGCGGATACCTGTACACAAGCGCCTCGATGCCGTCGTTACCCTCTGTTATGAGGCTTTGGCTAGGGTTCGAGACCCTGTTTATGGCTGCGTCGGCCACCTCTTCACCCTGCAACAACAG GTAGTGAATTTACAGGCAGAATTAGCCTACACCCAGGCCCGTCTTTCTACGTTGCAGCGTCATCCTCCATCCTCATCGTTAATAGGATCCGATTTGATGTCTTCTTCTAACATGTCCACACACTTTGATCCGCCACAACAGACTTCAGTTGGGCTTTCAAGTTTCCCAAATTCATTTGACCAAGTTGCAGAGAACGAGCAGCTTCAAGTTTTAACCAGGGAATTCGTCTCCAGATATCTCCCAGGTGTCCGATTCCACCCTTCTACTTCCACTTAA
- the LOC105802601 gene encoding uncharacterized protein LOC105802601 gives MNPNKTQDHIFHQHHGMGPSSHIIHSQSQPSIPLHDDPSFSLPEIVLFRSSPSADSPTPCDSDNDDAATAHPPLSSTPSTDLTTPSHQITNQPLGYISPEPHISSQFYTFNAESHSLMIRCIREQRLATPAEIRAATPRSVLKSWRAVWKDRNEDTAYLTAWKRIQDKLTAHVDPNSGNEFLCFKNNSNQFVSHVNQWQDIVMSFHGDADLKHLGLKETIERIKQVWTVGAKFYGIPESYIRGCVAACPVCNASSGSASRSKRRRFEYTESFDVPAKEVPHRLQQLAAKHKVVLCIRQKYIRYKPFMAEVKDYACHRAGEPAAKKSRILKREPYASKRCGCGFRIRAIVPIANYNEKEKTFVYQEEGMAVFKLYAVHSGHEPGPLDGNARIMHRVVGHKGRFVMDQDMVYGVSEDLDSEGFGLTGKEQGDLQLAVLQQVRELRAEIGLLEGRIGKIPHQLLGSVSRELFEILNKVRSFGEEGPKSIGLLSDKPHSDDLLVEENDLAHWAGDHHDRIYGDGKDAELIEDDDDSFGRTLGDVVPWDQMRTDRRSQKDLMSEPCKMDKWLKCRDFDEKSILDCEDTKLTKSMRHDDCIGTDVGLVGIQVDSFYQDNPKWYDSPCGLDSSTDCGDSGFRHGEIV, from the coding sequence ATGAATCCCAACAAAACCCAAGACCACATCTTCCATCAACACCATGGTATGGGCCCATCTTCCCACATCATCCACTCCCAATCACAGCCCTCCATTCCTCTTCACGATGACCCTTCCTTCTCCCTCCCCGAAATCGTCCTTTTCCGCTCCTCTCCCTCCGCCGACTCCCCCACCCCTTGCGATTCCGATAACGACGATGCCGCCACTGCTCACCCCCCTCTTTCCTCCACCCCTTCAACTGACCTAACAACCCCTTCCCATCAAATTACCAATCAGCCCCTCGGCTACATTAGCCCCGAGCCTCACATTTCCTCTCAGTTCTACACCTTCAACGCTGAGTCTCATTCCCTCATGATCCGTTGCATCCGCGAGCAGCGTTTGGCCACTCCAGCTGAGATCCGAGCCGCCACGCCGCGTTCCGTCCTCAAATCCTGGCGCGCCGTCTGGAAGGACCGCAACGAAGACACTGCTTACCTAACTGCCTGGAAGCGGATCCAGGACAAGCTCACGGCTCACGTCGACCCCAATTCCGGTAACGAATTCCTTTGCTTCAAAAACAATTCCAATCAATTCGTTTCCCATGTTAATCAATGGCAAGATATCGTTATGAGTTTCCACGGAGACGCCGATTTAAAGCACTTAGGGCTTAAAGAAACAATAGAGAGAATTAAACAAGTTTGGACTGTAGGTGCTAAGTTCTACGGTATTCCCGAGAGTTACATTAGGGGTTGTGTTGCGGCGTGCCCTGTGTGCAATGCTTCCTCGGGCTCTGCTTCCAGGAGCAAACGCCGCCGTTTTGAGTACACGGAGTCTTTTGACGTGCCTGCAAAGGAGGTACCTCATAGGTTGCAGCAATTGGCTGCAAAGCACAAGGTTGTGCTCTGTATAAGACAGAAGTATATAAGGTATAAGCCCTTTATGGCTGAGGTGAAGGATTATGCTTGTCATCGAGCTGGGGAGCCTGCAGCAAAGAAGTCAAGGATTTTGAAGAGGGAACCTTATGCATCTAAGAGGTGTGGTTGTGGATTTAGAATTAGGGCAATAGTGCCAATTGCCAATTATAACGAGAAGGAGAAGACATTTGTATATCAAGAGGAAGGGATGGCTGTCTTTAAGTTGTATGCGGTACACTCCGGGCATGAGCCAGGGCCACTAGACGGGAATGCAAGGATTATGCATAGGGTTGTTGGGCATAAGGGAAGATTTGTGATGGACCAAGATATGGTTTATGGGGTAAGTGAGGATTTGGATAGCGAGGGGTTTGGGTTGACGGGGAAGGAACAAGGAGACTTGCAGCTTGCCGTTTTGCAGCAGGTGCGAGAGTTGAGAGCTGAAATTGGGTTGTTAGAAGGGAGGATCGGCAAGATTCCTCATCAGTTACTGGGTTCAGTATCTAGGGAGctgtttgagattttaaataaagttagaaGTTTTGGAGAAGAGGGTCCAAAGTCAATTGGATTGCTGTCTGACAAGCCTCATTCTGATGACTTGTTGGTGGAAGAAAATGATTTGGCGCACTGGGCTGGTGACCACCATGATCGGATATATGGGGATGGAAAGGATGCTGAACtgattgaagatgatgatgacaGTTTTGGAAGGACACTTGGGGATGTTGTTCCTTGGGACCAAATGAGGACGGATAGAAGGAGTCAGAAGGATTTGATGAGTGAGCCTTGTAAGATGGATAAGTGGTTGAAATGCCGTGATTTCGACGAGAAGAGCATTCTTGACTGCGAGGATACTAAACTAACCAAGTCCATGAGACATGATGATTGCATAGGGACAGATGTAGGTCTCGTTGGCATTCAGGTTGATAGTTTCTACCAAGATAACCCTAAATGGTATGATTCTCCTTGTGGATTAGATTCCAGCACAGACTGTGGTGACAGTGGATTTAGACATGGAGAGATTGTGTAG
- the LOC105802599 gene encoding AT-hook motif nuclear-localized protein 1 isoform X1: MKIFFFKRFGVTVIGAEAPSAYQMAPRTENVSQIGVGSTTEDVSPVSVGLTGSIEKKKRGRPRKYGPDGTMARALSPMPISSSVPPSGGEFSSGGGKRGRGRGSGYQIKHQKGMDLENLGEWAATSVGSSFTPHVITVNAGEDVTMKVISFSQQGPRAICILSANGVISNVTLRQPDSSGGTLTYEGRFEILSLSGSFMPTETQGTRSRSGGMSVSLASADGRVVGGGVAGLLIAASPVQVVVGSFLPGNQHDQKPKKQKIESIPATVAPNPSIVAAPASNAEKEDGIDVVSPQQNSNALKPSLTGATFRRENWAATMQEPRNSATDINISLPAG, from the exons atgaaaatatttttttttaaaagatttg GTGTTACAGTGATAGGAGCAGAAGCTCCATCAGCTTATCAAATGGCACCTAGGACCGAAAATGTTAGCCAGATTGGTGTCGGCTCAACAACAGAGGATGTTTCACCAGTTAGTGTAGGGTTAACTGGTagtatagaaaagaaaaagagaggtaGGCCTAGGAAATATGGACCAGATGGGACAATGGCGAGGGCATTGTCACCAATGCCTATTTCCTCATCCGTCCCGCCCAGCGGAGGTGAGTTCTCAAGTGGTGGCGGAAAGCGTGGGAGAGGACGAGGTAGTGGGTACCAGATTAAACATCAGAAGGGAATGGACTTGGAGAATTTAG GTGAATGGGCTGCTACTTCTGTCGGGTCAAGTTTTACGCCTCATGTTATCACGGTCAATGCCGGTGAG GATGTGACAATGAAGGTGATATCATTTTCTCAACAAGGACCAAGAGCTATTTGCATCCTATCTGCCAATGGAGtaatttcaaatgttacacTTCGTCAACCCGATTCTTCTGGGGGCACTCTTACGTACGAG GGTCGCTTTGAGATACTTTCCTTGTCTGGATCCTTCATGCCTACAGAAACTCAAGGAACGAGAAGTCGATCTGGTGGGATGAGTGTATCTTTGGCAAGTGCTGATGGCCGTGTTGTAGGAGGAGGAGTTGCTGGGCTTCTTATAGCTGCCAGCCCTGTACAA GTTGTTGTCGGCAGCTTTTTACCTGGCAACCAGCATgatcaaaaacccaaaaagcAGAAGATCGAGTCCATACCAGCTACTGTTGCACCAAACCCGAGTATTGTCGCTGCACCAGCTTCAAATGCTGAGAAAGAGGATGGCATAGATGTTGTTTCGCCGCAACAAAATTCGAATGCCCTGAAACCAAGCCTCACCGGTGCTACCTTCCGGAGAGAAAATTGGGCGGCCACCATGCAGGAGCCAAGGAATTCAGCAACGGATATCAACATTTCGTTGCCAGCAGGTTAA
- the LOC105802599 gene encoding AT-hook motif nuclear-localized protein 1 isoform X2: METNSGVTVIGAEAPSAYQMAPRTENVSQIGVGSTTEDVSPVSVGLTGSIEKKKRGRPRKYGPDGTMARALSPMPISSSVPPSGGEFSSGGGKRGRGRGSGYQIKHQKGMDLENLGEWAATSVGSSFTPHVITVNAGEDVTMKVISFSQQGPRAICILSANGVISNVTLRQPDSSGGTLTYEGRFEILSLSGSFMPTETQGTRSRSGGMSVSLASADGRVVGGGVAGLLIAASPVQVVVGSFLPGNQHDQKPKKQKIESIPATVAPNPSIVAAPASNAEKEDGIDVVSPQQNSNALKPSLTGATFRRENWAATMQEPRNSATDINISLPAG, from the exons atGGAGACAAATTCAGGTGTTACAGTGATAGGAGCAGAAGCTCCATCAGCTTATCAAATGGCACCTAGGACCGAAAATGTTAGCCAGATTGGTGTCGGCTCAACAACAGAGGATGTTTCACCAGTTAGTGTAGGGTTAACTGGTagtatagaaaagaaaaagagaggtaGGCCTAGGAAATATGGACCAGATGGGACAATGGCGAGGGCATTGTCACCAATGCCTATTTCCTCATCCGTCCCGCCCAGCGGAGGTGAGTTCTCAAGTGGTGGCGGAAAGCGTGGGAGAGGACGAGGTAGTGGGTACCAGATTAAACATCAGAAGGGAATGGACTTGGAGAATTTAG GTGAATGGGCTGCTACTTCTGTCGGGTCAAGTTTTACGCCTCATGTTATCACGGTCAATGCCGGTGAG GATGTGACAATGAAGGTGATATCATTTTCTCAACAAGGACCAAGAGCTATTTGCATCCTATCTGCCAATGGAGtaatttcaaatgttacacTTCGTCAACCCGATTCTTCTGGGGGCACTCTTACGTACGAG GGTCGCTTTGAGATACTTTCCTTGTCTGGATCCTTCATGCCTACAGAAACTCAAGGAACGAGAAGTCGATCTGGTGGGATGAGTGTATCTTTGGCAAGTGCTGATGGCCGTGTTGTAGGAGGAGGAGTTGCTGGGCTTCTTATAGCTGCCAGCCCTGTACAA GTTGTTGTCGGCAGCTTTTTACCTGGCAACCAGCATgatcaaaaacccaaaaagcAGAAGATCGAGTCCATACCAGCTACTGTTGCACCAAACCCGAGTATTGTCGCTGCACCAGCTTCAAATGCTGAGAAAGAGGATGGCATAGATGTTGTTTCGCCGCAACAAAATTCGAATGCCCTGAAACCAAGCCTCACCGGTGCTACCTTCCGGAGAGAAAATTGGGCGGCCACCATGCAGGAGCCAAGGAATTCAGCAACGGATATCAACATTTCGTTGCCAGCAGGTTAA